The Acidobacteriota bacterium genome includes a region encoding these proteins:
- a CDS encoding beta-N-acetylhexosaminidase has protein sequence MKRASLAVIVSFFVTTVAGGQPPTLNLMPVPAQLELGDAAIEIEADFTVTIEGNGSTQRLRNAAQRMLRRLSDRTTLFFDNDTFLRLEGRSMASMVVTVVREGELSVGEDESYRLDITADGIALQAATDIGALRGLETFLQLVTIDERGVTVPEASIYDTPRFPWRGLMIDSSRHFMPVGVVKRNLDGMAAVKLNVLHWHLVDDQGFRVESLAWPRLHEQASDGNYYTRAQIRDVIDYAADRGIRVVPEFDLPGHGSAWLTAYPELASAPGPYEIERSWGIFDPTVNPIIETTYEFLDVFFAEMAKLFDDEF, from the coding sequence ATGAAACGCGCATCGCTCGCCGTCATCGTGTCGTTTTTCGTGACAACCGTCGCCGGAGGCCAGCCGCCAACGCTCAACCTGATGCCGGTGCCCGCACAGCTCGAGCTCGGGGACGCAGCGATCGAGATCGAGGCAGATTTCACGGTGACAATCGAAGGCAATGGATCCACGCAGCGCCTTCGCAACGCCGCACAACGAATGCTGCGTCGGCTCTCGGACCGCACGACTCTTTTTTTCGACAACGACACCTTCCTTCGCCTCGAGGGGAGATCGATGGCATCGATGGTCGTGACAGTGGTTCGGGAGGGCGAACTTTCGGTCGGCGAGGACGAGAGCTATCGGCTCGACATCACCGCAGACGGCATTGCACTCCAGGCGGCCACCGACATCGGCGCCCTGCGCGGTCTCGAGACCTTCCTCCAGCTGGTGACCATCGATGAGCGGGGCGTCACGGTGCCGGAGGCCTCCATCTACGACACCCCGCGCTTCCCGTGGCGAGGTCTCATGATTGACTCGAGCCGTCACTTCATGCCGGTCGGAGTGGTCAAACGCAACCTCGACGGGATGGCCGCAGTCAAGCTCAACGTCCTCCACTGGCACCTGGTGGATGATCAGGGATTTCGGGTCGAGAGCCTCGCCTGGCCGCGCCTTCACGAGCAGGCGTCGGACGGCAACTACTACACCCGCGCCCAGATCCGCGACGTGATCGACTACGCTGCCGACCGCGGCATCCGCGTGGTACCGGAATTCGATCTCCCCGGCCACGGCAGCGCCTGGCTCACGGCCTATCCGGAGTTGGCAAGTGCACCCGGGCCCTACGAGATCGAACGGAGCTGGGGAATATTCGACCCCACCGTGAATCCGATCATCGAAACGACCTACGAATTTCTCGACGTTTTCTTCGCCGAGATGGCCAAACTCTTCGACGACGAGTTCAT
- a CDS encoding Na+:solute symporter, translating into MQLASIDWVVIAICLAAAFAPAVFLARRASRGTDEFFASGRSAPWWLIGTSMVATTFSTDTPNLVTDFVRTKGVSQNWEWWAFLLTGMMTVFFYARMWRRSGVLTDLEFYELRYSGRSAAFVRGFRAVYLGLFFNCAIMASVTLAAVKIANVMLGWSRLQTVIICGLICIVFSAMAGLWGVLASDVIQFIIAMVGVFVAAYVALSQPEVGGLAGLVAQIDPSTMRLLPDFSNWSLTLSVLIIPLTIQWWSVWYPGAEPGGGSYIAQRMLAAKDEKNAMAATLWFNIAHYALRPWPWIIVALCSILVFPNLSDIQVALPHVSDDLIGNDLAYPAMLTLLPAGLLGLLVASLLSAYVSTMSTHLNWGCSYLVHDLYRRFIRPEASERHLVWLSRVMTALLMIVSGATVFLLSTAGEAFHLLLSIGAGTGLIYLLRWFWWRINAWSEIAAMVSSFTIALILFIARKGGLEMSSHAALVWSVALTTVVWLVVTLVTKPTDIETLRRFYRKVRPAGPGWAKVAGPEEAEGPTDDLSLAFLGWVLGCTFVYSALFGTGALLYGHPLQGTVCMAVALGAGIGLARVVPRIWRASD; encoded by the coding sequence ATGCAGCTTGCCTCGATCGATTGGGTGGTGATCGCGATCTGCCTTGCGGCCGCGTTTGCACCTGCCGTCTTCCTCGCCCGCCGGGCGAGCAGGGGGACCGATGAGTTCTTCGCCTCGGGCCGCTCCGCGCCGTGGTGGCTGATTGGTACCTCGATGGTGGCCACCACGTTTTCTACCGACACGCCGAACCTGGTCACGGACTTCGTGCGGACAAAAGGAGTGTCCCAGAACTGGGAGTGGTGGGCCTTTCTGCTGACCGGAATGATGACCGTCTTCTTCTACGCCCGCATGTGGCGACGATCGGGCGTGCTCACCGATCTCGAGTTCTACGAGCTCCGTTACTCGGGCCGATCTGCCGCCTTCGTACGAGGCTTCCGCGCGGTCTACCTCGGCCTTTTTTTCAACTGCGCCATCATGGCGTCCGTAACATTGGCGGCAGTCAAAATCGCCAATGTGATGCTCGGATGGAGTCGGCTGCAAACGGTGATCATCTGCGGCTTGATTTGCATCGTCTTCTCGGCCATGGCGGGCCTGTGGGGCGTGCTCGCGTCCGATGTGATCCAGTTCATCATCGCCATGGTCGGAGTCTTCGTAGCTGCGTACGTTGCGCTATCACAGCCTGAAGTCGGAGGGTTGGCAGGGTTGGTGGCTCAGATCGATCCGTCGACCATGCGGTTGCTGCCGGATTTCTCGAACTGGAGTCTCACCCTGTCGGTACTGATCATTCCGCTCACTATTCAATGGTGGTCGGTGTGGTACCCCGGCGCTGAACCGGGAGGCGGCAGTTACATCGCGCAACGGATGCTGGCGGCGAAGGACGAAAAAAACGCGATGGCCGCCACCCTGTGGTTCAACATCGCTCATTACGCTCTCCGGCCGTGGCCGTGGATCATCGTGGCGCTGTGCTCGATCCTCGTGTTTCCGAACCTCTCCGACATTCAGGTCGCCCTGCCGCACGTGTCCGATGACCTGATCGGCAACGACCTCGCATATCCGGCGATGCTGACCCTGTTGCCGGCGGGGCTGCTCGGTCTATTGGTCGCATCGCTGCTGTCGGCCTACGTCTCGACCATGTCGACTCACCTCAACTGGGGCTGCTCCTACCTGGTGCACGACCTCTATCGGCGTTTTATCAGGCCCGAGGCCTCAGAACGCCACCTCGTGTGGCTCTCCCGGGTCATGACTGCCCTGCTGATGATCGTGTCGGGCGCAACCGTGTTCCTACTGTCGACCGCGGGCGAAGCGTTCCACCTCCTGCTGTCGATCGGTGCCGGCACCGGCCTGATATATCTGCTCCGGTGGTTTTGGTGGCGGATCAATGCGTGGTCCGAAATTGCCGCGATGGTTTCCTCGTTCACGATCGCGTTGATTCTCTTCATCGCCCGCAAGGGCGGGCTCGAGATGTCCTCCCACGCCGCTCTCGTATGGTCGGTCGCGTTGACGACGGTCGTCTGGCTGGTGGTGACTCTGGTCACCAAGCCAACCGACATCGAAACCCTCCGTCGTTTCTACCGCAAGGTCCGGCCTGCAGGCCCGGGGTGGGCGAAGGTGGCCGGTCCGGAAGAGGCGGAGGGCCCGACCGATGATCTCTCGCTGGCGTTCCTCGGCTGGGTTCTGGGCTGCACCTTCGTCTACTCTGCGCTCTTCGGGACCGGGGCCCTACTCTACGGCCATCCGCTCCAGGGAACGGTGTGCATGGCCGTCGCACTCGGAGCCGGCATCGGCCTGGCTCGGGTTGTTCCCAGGATCTGGAGGGCGAGCGATTGA
- a CDS encoding PIG-L family deacetylase, translated as MQLKNPNADVFVPDGSTVAEALAKTTHMAVGAHQDDIEFMAMHGILECFRQADRWFSGITVTDGAGSPRSGPYQDYSDDEIRNIRVAEQRKAALVGDYACQIQLGFSSAAVKDAGNDEVVTYLRAILEGAAPDVVYLHNPADKHDTHVACCLRSIDALRSLPEDRRPTRIYGCEVWRGLDWLHDSDKKILRLDDRANIAQALCGVYDSQISGGKRYDLAVEGRHLANSSFFESHEVDTAERLAFAMDLTPLIENPSRDVADFALELLRDLKDDITDRIVRMSRRR; from the coding sequence ATGCAGCTGAAAAACCCGAACGCTGACGTCTTTGTCCCCGACGGATCGACCGTCGCGGAGGCCCTCGCAAAGACCACCCATATGGCGGTGGGCGCCCACCAGGATGACATTGAGTTCATGGCGATGCACGGCATCCTGGAGTGCTTCCGGCAGGCGGATCGCTGGTTCAGTGGCATCACCGTGACCGATGGGGCGGGCAGCCCCAGAAGCGGGCCGTATCAGGACTACTCGGATGATGAGATTCGGAATATCCGGGTGGCTGAACAGCGCAAGGCGGCGCTGGTCGGAGACTACGCCTGTCAGATTCAGCTCGGCTTTTCGAGCGCCGCCGTCAAGGATGCGGGTAACGACGAGGTGGTGACCTACCTGAGGGCGATACTCGAAGGCGCAGCGCCGGACGTGGTGTACCTCCACAATCCGGCAGACAAGCACGATACCCACGTCGCCTGTTGTCTGCGTTCCATCGACGCTCTTCGCAGCTTGCCGGAAGACAGGCGGCCCACTCGTATCTACGGGTGCGAGGTGTGGCGAGGCCTCGACTGGCTGCACGATTCGGACAAGAAGATCCTTCGGCTCGATGACCGGGCCAACATCGCCCAGGCGCTGTGCGGAGTGTACGACTCACAGATCTCCGGCGGCAAGCGTTACGACCTCGCGGTCGAGGGCAGGCACCTGGCCAACTCGAGCTTCTTCGAAAGTCATGAGGTGGACACCGCCGAGCGGCTGGCCTTCGCGATGGATCTGACCCCACTGATCGAAAATCCTTCGCGTGACGTTGCGGATTTCGCGCTCGAGCTCCTCCGCGATCTCAAGGACGACATCACCGACCGCATCGTGAGAATGAGCCGAAGAAGATAG
- a CDS encoding ROK family protein, which produces MNGLVIEPRVRPPLDPDFVPAELWNRAYEAWAQIDPAGEPLVVAVTRPDGTVFRHQMRILPHGGENIPINFKYVERITKLLLWLKGGSGIVIGGNPVLAKAISGLYMPEGARSFDCEMVGRRIFLEPMSVTSCGAEFVPDEKVQAIRLGGHFEGCRIGFDLGGSDRKCAAVADGELVHSEEVEWSPYFESDPSYHFDGIMDSLQRAAAHLPRVDAIGGSAAGVYVDNEPRVGSLFRGVSDQDFEREIRPIFRRLQSEMGDLPFDVVNDGEVTALAASLAFNATNILGIAMGTSLAAGYCDRDGQITGQLNELAFVPVDYRDDAPVDEWSGDVGCGVQYFSQQAVARLAPAAGLEHPDHIPLAERLADIQSLMERDDERARRIYESIGVYLGYSIAWFARWYEIDNLVTLGRVTSGAGGEIIIDSALEVVRCEFPEIAERLTVQTPDETFKRHGQAIAAASLPSL; this is translated from the coding sequence TTGAACGGATTGGTGATCGAGCCGAGGGTGCGGCCGCCCCTCGATCCGGATTTCGTGCCCGCCGAGCTCTGGAACAGGGCGTACGAAGCGTGGGCTCAAATCGACCCGGCGGGTGAGCCGTTGGTCGTCGCCGTAACGCGGCCCGACGGTACGGTCTTCCGCCATCAGATGAGGATCCTCCCGCACGGGGGGGAAAACATTCCGATCAACTTCAAGTACGTGGAGCGCATCACCAAGCTCCTCTTGTGGCTCAAGGGAGGGTCAGGGATTGTTATCGGCGGGAATCCGGTGCTGGCGAAGGCGATCTCCGGCCTCTATATGCCCGAAGGAGCACGCTCATTCGATTGTGAAATGGTCGGCAGGCGCATTTTTCTCGAACCGATGAGCGTGACCTCATGTGGTGCCGAATTCGTACCGGACGAAAAGGTCCAGGCGATTCGCCTCGGAGGGCATTTCGAAGGATGCCGCATCGGGTTCGATCTCGGCGGGAGCGATCGCAAATGTGCTGCGGTAGCAGACGGCGAGCTCGTGCATTCCGAGGAGGTCGAGTGGAGCCCCTACTTCGAGTCGGATCCCAGCTATCACTTCGACGGCATCATGGACTCGCTTCAGCGTGCCGCCGCCCACCTGCCGAGGGTGGATGCGATCGGCGGCAGCGCTGCCGGGGTCTACGTCGATAACGAGCCGCGCGTCGGATCGCTCTTCCGTGGCGTTTCGGACCAGGATTTCGAGCGTGAAATTCGTCCTATTTTCAGGAGGCTCCAATCCGAAATGGGCGACCTGCCCTTCGATGTCGTCAACGACGGCGAGGTGACGGCATTGGCCGCTTCACTGGCCTTCAATGCGACCAATATCCTCGGCATCGCTATGGGAACCAGCCTTGCCGCGGGCTACTGCGACAGAGATGGACAGATCACCGGCCAGCTCAACGAACTCGCCTTCGTGCCTGTCGACTACCGGGATGACGCGCCGGTGGACGAATGGTCGGGCGACGTCGGATGCGGCGTTCAGTATTTCTCCCAACAGGCTGTAGCGAGGTTGGCGCCTGCGGCAGGTCTCGAACATCCGGACCACATTCCGCTCGCTGAGCGGCTGGCGGACATTCAGAGTCTGATGGAAAGAGATGACGAGCGGGCGCGCAGGATCTATGAATCGATCGGTGTCTACCTGGGCTATTCGATCGCATGGTTCGCGCGCTGGTACGAGATCGACAACCTCGTGACCCTCGGCAGGGTGACCTCGGGCGCAGGTGGGGAGATCATCATCGATTCTGCCCTGGAGGTCGTGAGGTGCGAGTTCCCTGAAATTGCCGAACGCCTGACAGTGCAGACGCCAGACGAGACGTTCAAGCGACATGGACAGGCAATCGCCGCCGCCAGCCTTCCGAGCCTATGA